The following proteins come from a genomic window of Brevibacillus antibioticus:
- a CDS encoding DUF2785 domain-containing protein produces MTVKEKLLFIKENGYQAPSDTFPFVLEMINEIGSLDSTLRDDLIYTTLSHWIPGNSLTTNELEQLIPIILDKNHLLFKLGETNADSVFTRSFSMLVIPLLLMRHRESPFLSSENIHEIKEKVFFTVREERDYRGYDEEKGWAHAIAHAADALDDLAQCSELDKSDLITILDLIYEKVTITDRIYSDGEDERMVTAIVSILNRKMLSQSHVEQWIQSFGDVDKSSEFLPAFKQKINIKNFLKSLYFRLKFYKGDADLCPTIEQTLFKIEKVYYS; encoded by the coding sequence ATGACTGTAAAAGAAAAGCTACTATTCATAAAAGAAAATGGCTACCAAGCACCATCCGATACATTTCCATTCGTATTAGAAATGATAAACGAAATTGGTTCTTTGGATTCCACATTACGTGATGACCTCATCTATACAACCTTATCACATTGGATTCCTGGTAATTCGCTAACCACAAACGAACTAGAACAACTGATACCAATCATTCTAGATAAAAACCATTTGCTTTTTAAGCTTGGTGAAACAAATGCAGACTCTGTCTTTACCCGCTCTTTCTCTATGCTAGTCATACCACTACTCCTCATGCGACATAGAGAATCACCCTTTCTCTCCAGCGAGAACATCCATGAGATAAAAGAGAAAGTATTTTTCACCGTACGAGAAGAGCGAGATTACCGAGGATATGATGAAGAAAAAGGCTGGGCTCATGCCATAGCCCATGCAGCGGATGCATTAGACGATTTAGCTCAATGTTCCGAGTTGGATAAAAGTGACCTCATAACCATCCTCGATTTGATTTACGAAAAGGTGACCATAACCGATCGAATTTACTCCGATGGGGAAGATGAGAGAATGGTAACAGCCATTGTTAGCATTCTGAATAGAAAAATGCTCAGCCAGAGTCATGTAGAGCAATGGATTCAAAGTTTTGGTGATGTGGATAAGAGTTCCGAATTTCTGCCTGCCTTTAAACAAAAAATCAATATAAAGAATTTTTTGAAGAGCTTGTACTTCCGCTTGAAATTTTACAAAGGAGATGCCGATCTCTGCCCAACCATCGAGCAGACATTATTTAAAATAGAAAAAGTATACTATTCCTGA